The following nucleotide sequence is from Pseudomonas sessilinigenes.
TTCATCGTTGGCGAGCAGGGCAGCATGTTTCGCTCCGCCGATGGCGGCCAGACCTGGGAGCGCCTGGAAGGCCCTTACGAGGGCTCGTTGTTCGGCGTGATCGGCACCGGCCAGCCGGCGACCCTGTTGGTCTATGGCTTGCGTGGCAACCTCTATCGCTCGACGGATTTTGGCAGCACCTGGGAGCAGGTGCAGCTGAATGCCGCTCGCGGCGCCCTGGAATTCGGTTTGTCTGGCGCTACCGTGCTCGAAGACGGTTCCCTGGTGATCGTCGGCAACGGCGGCAGCGTGATCCGCAGCACCGATCATGGCCTGAGCTTCAGCGTCTTCAATCGCCCGGATCGAATCTCGCTGTCGGCGGTCAGTGGTGCCGGCAATGGTGGGTTGATCCTGGCCGGGCAGGGCGGGGTACGGGTTGCCACGGCAACCGGCGCTGAACTCGGCAGCAACTAGGCCGGGCACATAATAAGAAGGTGGGGAACTCCATGAGTAGTCAGAACCAGGACAAGGCGAATTTTCTTGAGCGCCTGATTTTCAACAACCGCCCGGCAGTGATCTTCCTCTGCTTGCTGGTCAGCGTATTCCTGTTCTGGCAGGCGACCCTGATCCGGCCGTCCACCAGTTTCGAAAAAATGATCCCGCTCAAGCACCCGTTCATCGAGCGGATGATGGAGCACCGCAACGACCTGGCCAACCTGGGCAACACCGTGCGGATTTCGGTGGAAGCCAAGGACGGCGATATCTTCACCCAGGCCTACATGGAGACCCTCAGGCAGATCAATGACGAGGTGTTCTACATCCCCGGCGTCGATCGCTCTGGGCTCAAGTCCCTATGGAGCCCCAGCGTGCGCTGGACCGAGGTCACCGAGGAAGGTTTCGCCGGGGGGGAGGTGATTCCCCAGAGCTACAACGGCTCGGCCGATAGCCTCGACAAGCTGCGCAACAACGTGCTCAAGTCCGGGCAGGTCGGGCGCCTGGTCGCCAACGACTTCAAGTCCAGCATCGTCGATATCCCCTTGCTGGAGTCCTACCCGGACCCACAGGACCAGGGCAAGCTGCTGGCCCTGGACTACCAGAAGTTCTCCCACCAGCTGGAAGAAAAGATCCGCGACAAGTTCGAGGCGCAGAACCCCAATGTGAAGATCCACATCGTCGGTTTCGCCAAGAAGGTCGGCGACCTGATCGACGGCCTGATCATGGTGGTGCTGTTCTTCGGCGTGGCCTTCATCATCACCCTGGTGCTGTTGTACTGGTTCACCTGGTGCATCCGCAGCACCATCGCGGTGCTGATCACCACGCTGGTGGCGGTGGTCTGGCAACTGGGGCTGATGCACGCCATCGGTTTCGGCCTGGACCCGTACTCGATGCTGGTGCCGTTTTTGATCTTCGCCATCGGTATTTCCCATGGGGTGCAGAAGATCAACGGTATCGCCTTGCAGTCCAGTGATGCCGATAACGCCCTGACCGCGGCACGAAGGACCTTCCGCCAGCTGTTCCTGCCGGGCATGATCGCGATCCTGGCCGACGCCGTGGGCTTCATCACGCTGCTGATCATCGATATCGGGGTGATCCGCGAGCTGGCCATCGGCGCCTCCATCGGCGTGGCGGTGATCGTGTTCACCAACCTGATCCTGTTGCCGGTGGCGATCTCCTATGTCGGCATCAGCAAGCGTGCCGTCGAGCGCAGCAAGAAGGACGCTTCCCGCGAGCACCCGTTCTGGCGTCGGCTGTCCAGCTTTGCCAGCCCCAAGGTGGCTCCCGTTTCCATCGCCCTGGCCCTGGTGGCATTTGGCGGCGGCCTCTGGTACAGCCAGAACCTGAAGATCGGCGATCTTGACCAGGGCGCGCCGGAGCTGCGCCCCGATTCGCGCTACAACAAGGACAACAACTTCATCATCAGCAATTACTCCACCAGCTCCGATGTCTTGGTGGTGATGGTCAAGACCGCCGCCGAAGGCTGCTCGCGCTACGAGGCCATGGCGCCGATCGATGAGCTGATGTGGAAGATGCAGAACACCGAGGGCGTGCAGTCGGCGATTTCCCTGGTGACCGTGTCCAAGCAGATGATCAAGGGCATGAACGAGGGCAACCTGAAATGGGAAACCCTGTCGCGCAACCCCGATGTGCTGAACAACTCCATCGCCCGGGCCGACGGCTTGTACAACAACAACTGCTCCCTGGCGCCGGTGCTGGTGTTCCTCAACGACCACAAGGCCGAGACCCTCGACCGCGCCGTGCATGCGGTGCAGGAGTTCGCCAAGGAGAACAACAAGGATGGCCTGGAGTTTATCCTCGCTGCCGGTAACGCCGGGATCGAGGCGGCCACCAACGAGGTGATCAAGACCTCGGAGCTGACCATCCTGATCCTGGTGTACATCTGCGTAGCGGCCATGTGCATGATCACCTTCCGCTCCTGGGCGGCGACCCTGTGCATCGTCCTGCCACTGGTCCTGACCTCGGTGCTGGGCAACGCGCTGATGGCCTTCATGGGCATTGGCGTCAAGGTGGCGACCTTGCCGGTGGTGGCGCTGGGGGTGGGCATCGGCGTGGACTACGGCATCTATATCTATAGCCGCCTGGAGAGCTTCCTGCGGGCTGGGCTGCCGTTGCAGGAGGCCTACTACCAGACCCTGCGCTCCACCGGCAAGGCCGTGTTGTTCACCGGCTTGTGCCTGGCCATCGGCGTGTGCACCTGGATCTTCTCGGCCATCAAGTTCCAGGCCGACATGGGCCTGATGCTGACCTTCATGCTGCTGTGGAACATGTTCGGCGCCCTGTGGCTGCTGCCAGCCCTGGCCCGCTTCCTGATCCGTCCCGAGAAGCTGGCGGGGCAGAAGGGCAATTCGCTGTTCGCTCACTGATTGCGCCATGCGCCAGTACCTGGCCGCAACCTTCGGGTTGCGGCCTTTTTCATTCTTGGCCGGGCGAGTCTGGCCGGGTTTGCCAGGGCTCCGGTGGAACCTGCCCTGGCCAGTGCGATACTGGCCCTACCGGCGCGCGCCAATCAGCTATGATTGCGCCTTTCCACTGATGATGGCTCGCCATGACCGCTGTAACCGATACCTTGCTCACCGCCCTGCAAGCCTGCGACATGCTGGAGATCGACGGCTTGCACGCCTTCGACTTCAGCCTCGACGACCAGGAGCTGCTGATCGAATGCATGGATGGCCGCGCCGCCAAGCGCTGGAGCTTCAGCCTGGCCCAGGTGCAGGCCGCGACTTTCGACCCGGATCTGCAAAGCTGGACCCTGAAAGGCGATTCCGGTGAGCACCGCCTGGTATGCATGAGTGCCTTCAGTGCCCGTGACGAAGAGGAAGATGACCATGAAGATGCGTAATTTCTGGCCCCTGCTGATGGCGGGCAGTGTCGGCGCGATGGCGGTGCAGGCTGCGCCGGTGGAGACCCAGGAGCTGCTGGTGGGCTCCTATACCCAAGGCCAGAGCCAAGGCTTGTACCGCCTGCACTTCAACGAGCGGACCGGGCAAATCGACCCCAAGCCGTTGCAGGTGATCAAGAGCTCCAACCCCTCTTGGCTGACCCTGTCCAAGGACCTGAAGTTCGTCTTCGCGGTGAACGAGAACAGTCCCGGACAGGCCGATCCCATCGGTCGCGTCAGCAGCTATAGCCTGGCCCCCAAGACCCATCAACTGAGCCTGATCAACCAGGTGCAGAGCCAGGGCAACGAGCCGACCCATTCCAGCCTGAGCGCCGATGGCAGCTACCTGTTCGTCAGCAACTACTCGGTGGATGTCGACCCGGGTGGCAGCCTGGCGGTGGTGCCGGTCAGTGCCGATGGTCATCTGTCGCCCGTGGTGCAACTCAGTAGCCATCCGGCCAGCCGGGTCGACCCCGAGCGCCAACAATCGGCCCACGTGCATTCGTCGGTGTCCTCGCCCGATGGCAAGTTCCTGTTCGCCAATGACCTGGGTGCGGACAAGATCTTCGTCTATCGCTATGACCCCAAGGCCAATCCCGAGCATCCGTTGAGCCCGGCCGAGCCAGCCTTCGTCCAGCTACCGCCAGGCAGTGGCCCGCGCCATTTGCTGTTCAGTGCCGATGGCAAGCATGCTTACCTGACCATGGAGATGAGCGCCCAGGTGGCGGTGTTCGACTACCAGGATGGCAAGCTGACCCAGCGCCAGATCCTCGACCTGGCGGCCAACGCCAGCAAGGAGAAGAAAGCCGCCGGGGCGCTGCATGCCTCCAAGGACGGCCAGTACCTGTACGTGAGCAACCGTGGCACCGCCAACCAGCTGCTGGTATTCGCCATCGATCCGGCCAGCGGCCAGCTCAAGGAGATCCAGCGCCGTTCCGTGGAAGGTGACCACCCGCGGGAGTTCAGCCTCGATCCGAGCAACCGCTATGTGCTGATCGGCAACCAGAAGAGCAACCAGATCGTGGTGATCGAGCGTGACGCCAAGACCGGGTTCCTCGGCAAGACCGTGCAGAAATTGCCCTTCGATGCCCCCAGCGATATCAAGTTTTTGGTGCGGCAATAAGCCACAGGCCCCGTCATCCGGGGCCTGAGTCTTTCTATTAATGACGCTGATATTGGCTACTGGTGCAAAGCATTTTTGCCCGCCAACCCTCGGGAGTAAGTTTGCTTCAAGGCCCACACGGGCAAGCAAGCCAACTGAATCCGAGGGTTATACCGATGAACTTCAATCTCTTCTCCGTGATCGCCGCTTCCGCCATTTCCGCCAGCGTGGTCCTGCCTGCCAGCGCCCATGTGGAAATCAGCCAGAAGAAATCCGCGACCAACACCTACACCCAGAAGTACCTGCAGCAAAGCGCCAACTTCTATGCGGCTCTGGACCACAAGTCCCATAGCTGATCCCGACTCGCCGATCCCCCGGTATGCAGGAGCGACATCACTGGTGCAGTGCTGTCGCTCCTGCATGACCTGTTTGCGAGCGAACTCACAGGCCAGGCAAATTTTGCTTGGTAGTGTCACATGGCCATGTGTTTAAATTTGACGCTGAATTATTGACTCTTTCCCGAGCAAGGATCGATAGCATGATGATGCGTCTGACCGTGGTTCTGTTGTTGCTCTATTCCAGTCCCATCCTGTCTTCTGCGCAACCGCTCGAAGGTGAGCCGGAGACGGCCCGCGAGCGCTTGAACAGTCTGTTGCAGGACTGACCCAGGGTTTGCCGGCGATCAAGCAAACTGATCGTCGTCATGGAAAAAAGTGACTGTCGCGTCGCCTGCATCTGGCGCAATCTCCGGACATTGCCGCTTCGGAGATCATCGACATGGGCCGTACCTTGCTCGTTTGCGCCAAACAGGGCGCCTATGCAGCCATCGCCTTGTACCTGCTGTTGCTGTTGGGCATTTGCCTGAGCACTGGCGTGTCCTTGGCCCTGGCCCTGTAGCCGCCGGCCTGGAGTAGGTCGGCGGCGGGGCGGATGGCACTTGCCGCGCCGTTGCGGGCGGCAAGCATCAGGCGTTAGCGGGAGCCGCCACGGCGTACCAGCGTCATCACCACCACGAAGAACACCGGCACGAAGATCACTGCCAGGGTCGCGGTGATCATGCCGCCGATCACCCCGGTGCCGATGGCTTGCTGGCTGGCGGAGCTGGCGCCGGTGGCAATGGCCAGGGGTACCACGCCGAGAATGAACGCCAGGGAGGTCATGACGATCGGGCGCAGGCGCAGGCGGGCAGCCTGCAAGGTGGCGTCCAGCAAGTCATGCCCCTCGTCGTACAGACTCTTGGCGAACTCGATGATCAGGATCGCGTTCTTCGCCGACAGGCCGATGATGGTGATCAGGCCCACCTTGAAGAACACATCGTTGGGCATGCCGCGCAAGTTCACTGCCAGCACGGCACCCAGCACACCGAGCGGAACCACCAACAGCACCGAGGCCGGGATCGACCAGCTCTCGTAGAGCGCTGCCAGGCACAGGAATACGACCAGCAGCGACAGGCCCAGCAGCAGGGGGGCCTGGCTACCGGACAGGCGTTCCTGCAACGACAGGCCGGTCCACTCCAGGCCCAGACCTGCCGGCAACTGGGCCACCAGGCGCTCGACTTCCTGCATGGCTTCGCCGGTACTGCGCCCTGGCGCCGGCTCACCGGACACACTGATCGCTGGGTAGCCGTTATAGCGGGTCAGCTGCGCCGGCCCCTGCTTCCAGCTGGCCCGGACGAAGGATGACAGCGGCACCATCTTGCCGTTGCTGTTGCGTACGTTCAGCCGCAGCAGGTCCTCGACCTGGCTGCGTTGATCGCCTGCGGCCTGGATCACCACGCGCTGCATCCGACCCTGGTTGGGGAAGTCGTTGATATAGGCCGAGCCCAGGGCGGTGGACAACAGGCTACCGATGTCGGCAAACGACACGCCCAGGGCATTGGCCTGCTTGCGGTCGACCTCCAGGTACACTTGCGGGGCCTCGGCCAGGGCGTTTTCCCGGACGTTGACCAGGATCGGGCTTTTTTCCGCGGCCTGCAGCAGCTCGGTGCGGGCCTGCATCAGGGCTTCATGGCCGACGCCGCCACGGTCCTGCAAGCGGAACTCGAAACCGCTGGACGTGCCCAGGCCATCGATCGGCGGCGGCAGGATGGCGTAGGCCACGGCATCCTTGATTTCGCCGAAGGCTACCGTAGCGCGCTCGGCGATGCTCATCGCCGAGTCGTCACGGCCCCGTTGCGACCAGTCCTTGAGGGTGGTGAAGGCCAGCGCCGCGTTCTGCCCGTTACCCGAGAAACTGAAGCCCAGGATGATGGTGGTGTCGCCAACCCCCGGTTCTGTGGCGTTGTGCGCCTCGATCTGCTCCACCACGCGAATGGTGCGATTCTGGCTGGCACCAGGAGGCAGCTGGATATCGGTGATGGTGTAGCCCTGGTCTTCCACTGGCAGGAACGAGGAGGGCAGGCGCACGAACAACAGCGCCATGACCGCCAGCAGCATGACGTAGACCAACAGGTAGCGACCGCTGCGCTTGAGGGCGTAGGCCACGCCACTCTGGTAGCTGTTGGTGATGCGCTCGAAGCGGCGGTTGAACCAACCGAAGAAGCCGCCACGCTCGTGGTGCTCGCCAGCGGCGACAGGCTTGAGCAGGGTCGCGCACAGTGCCGGCGTCAGGGTCAGGGCCAGGAACGCCGAGAACAGGATCGAAGTGGCCATGGACAGCGAGAACTGCTGGTAGATCACCCCCACCGAGCCAGGCATGAAGGCCATGGGGATGAACACCGCCACCAGCACCAGGGTGATACCGATGATCGCGCCGGTGATCTGCTTCATCGCCTTGCGCGTGGCTTCCTTGGGCGGCAGGCCTTCCTCGGCCATGATCCGCTCGACGTTCTCCACCACGACAATGGCGTCGTCCACCAGGATGCCGATGGCCAGCACCATGCCGAACATGGTGAGCACGTTGATGGAGAAGCCCAGGACCAGCATGGTGGCGAAGGTGCCCATCAAGGCCACCGGCACCACCAGGGTCGGGATCAGGGTGTAGCGGATGTTCTGCAGGAACAGCAGCATCACCAGGAACACCAGGGCCATCGCCTCGAGCAGGGTGTAGATCACCTTGGTGATCGAGACCTTGACGAAGGGCGAGGTGTCATAGGGAATCTTGTATTCCACGCCGGCGGGGAAGTAGCGCGACAGCTCGTCCATCTTCGCCCGGATCAGGGTCGCGGTATTCAGCGCGTTGGCCCCGGGGGACAGCTGCACGCCGACGGCGGTGGACTGCTTGCCGTTCAGGCGCGTGCCGAACTGATACTCCTGGCTGCCCACTTCCACTCGCGCCACATCGCCGATGCGCACGGTGGAGCCGTCGGGGTTGGCCTTGAGAACGATGTCGGCAAACTCTTCAGGGCTGGCCAACTGCCCCTTGACCAGCACGGTGGCGGTGATTTCCTGGCTGGAAGGGCCGGGCAGGTCACCGATGCTGCCTGCCGGTACCTGGGCGTTCTGCGCAGCCACGGCGGCGTTGACGTCGGCGGGGGTGAGGTTGAAGCCGATCAGCTTCTGCGGATCGAGCCAGATCCGCATGGCCCGTTCGGCGCCATACAACTGGGCCTTGCCGACGCCATCCAGGCGGCGGATCTCGTTCAGCACGCTGCGCGCCATGTAGTCGCTGAGCGCGACCTCGTCCAGGCGCCCGTCATTGGAGCTCAGGGTGATCAGCAGCAGGAAGCCGGCGGAGACTTTCTCCACCTGCAGGCCTTGCTGGGTCACGGCCTGGGGCAGGCGTGGCTCCACCGCCTTGAGGCGGTTCTGTACATCCACCTGGGCCAGCTCCGGGTTGGTGCCCGGTTGGAAGGTCGCGGTGATGGTGGCGCTGCCCAGGCTGCTCTGGGACGAAAAGTACAGCAGGTGGTCGGCGCCGTTGAGCTCTTGCTCGATCAGGCTGACCACCGACTCGTCCAGGGTCTGGGCCGACGCGCCGGGGTAGGTCGCGGCGATCTCGATCTGCGGCGGGGCGACGTTGGGGTACTGCGCCACGGGCAACTTGGGAATCGCCAGCGCACCGCCGAGCAAGATGAAGAAGGCGACCACCCAGGCGAACACCGGGCGGTCAATGAAGAATTGCGGCATGTTGTACTACCTACTGGCCTGGGTTCTGGACGTGCACCACGGGAGTGTCTTCGATCTCCACCAACTCGCCTGGGCGGGCATGTTGCAGGCCCTCGACGATGATGCGGTCACCGGGCTTGAGGCCGGCGGTGACGATCCAGCGATCCTGTTGTACGCCCCCCAGATGCACTGGATGCTGCACCACACGGTTCTCGGCGTTGACCAGCAACACCTGGGCAATGCCAGCACCGTCGCGCTGGATGGCGCGCTGCGGCACGCTGATGCCCTGGCGGTCGACGGCCTGCTCCAGGCGTACGCGCACGAAGCTGCCGGGCAACAGGTCCAGGTCCGGGTTGGGGAATTCGCTGCGCAGGATGATCTGCCCGGTGCCCGGGTCGACGCTGATATCGGCGAACAGCAGCTTGCCCGGCAATGGGTAGAAACTGCCGTCGTCCAGGATCAGGGTGGCTTTGGCCTGGTCCTTGCCGACTTGTTGCAACTGCCCGGCCCGCATGGCCCGGCGCAGCTCGTTGAGCTCACGGGTGGACTGGGTCAGGTCGGCATGGATCGGGTCCAGTTGCTGGATCAGTGCCAGGGGCGTGGTTTCGTTCTGGCCGACCAGTGCGCCTTCGGTGACCAGGGCGCGACCGACCCGGCCGGAAATCGGCGCGGTGACGGTGGCATACCCCAGGTTGAGCCGGGCGCGCTGTACCGCCGCCTGGTTCGCCGCCACTTCGGCATCGGCCTGGCGCGTGGCGGCCCGGGCATTGTCATATTCCTGGCTGCTGATGGCCTGGTCGGCCACCAGCTTGGAGTAGCGCTGCTCTTGCAGGCGCGCCTGGAATGCGGTGGCCTCGGCCTTGCGCAGACTGGCGATGGCGCTGTCCAGGTCGGCCTTGAACGGCGCCGGGTCGATACGGAACAGCACGTCGCCCTGCTTGACGTCCGAACCTTCGCGGAAGGTTCGCTGCAGCACCACGCCGGCGACCCGGGCACGCACTTCAGCGATGCGCGGCGCGGCGATGCGCCCGCTCAGTTCACTGGTGATCGATAGCGCCTGGCTCTGGATCGTCTCGGTCCGGACCTTGGGCGGTGGTGCCTTCTGTTCGTCCGCGGCCTTGCCGCAGGCGCTCAACGTCGCGGCCAGAATCACCAGGCAAAGCGGCGTAAAGAGTTTGTTCGACATGCTGATACCCCAATAATGACTCCGGCATGCTAAGAGCGGGAGACAACGCGCGCTGTGAAGCTTCGTAGGCGCTGTGTGAAAAAGTGTGAAGCAGGCGCGCCGGCACGGGCCGGGGCGTATATCCTTGGCGCCTTGCTTGTCCGGTATCTGATAGACGCCGGTACTGTGTATTTCTTCAAAAAGACCTTTCTTCCATGGCCAACATCCTCCTTGTCGAAGACGATCCCGCGCTCTCCGAATTGATTGCCAGCTACCTTGAACGCAATGGCTACCAGGTCAGTGTCATCAGCCGTGGCGACCAGGTGCGCGAGCGAGCCCGGACCAGCCCCCCGGACCTGGTGATCCTCGACCTGATGCTGCCGGGCCTGGATGGCCTGCAGGTATGCCGGCTGCTACGAGCGGATTCGGCCAGCTTGCCGATCCTGATGCTCACCGCCCGTGACGACAGCCACGACCAGGTCCTGGGCCTGGAAATGGGCGCCGACGACTATGTGACAAAACCTTGTGAACCGCGAGTGTTATTGGCCCGGGTGCGCACCTTGTTGCGCCGCAGTAGCCTCGGTGAGCCGCAGACGGCCAGCGACCGGATCCTCATGGGCAACCTGTGCATCGACCTTTCAGAGCGTACCGTGACCTGGCGCGAGCAACTGGTGGAGCTGTCCAGCGGCGAATACAACCTGCTGGTGGTGCTGGCCCGGCATGCTGGCGAAGTATTGAGCCGCGACCAGATCCTGCAGCGTTTGCGTGGCATCGAGTTCAACGGCACCGACCGATCGGTGGACGTGGCCATCTCCAAGCTGCGGCGCAAGTTCGACGATCATGCCGGCGAGGCCCGCAAGATCAAGACCGTGTGGGGCAAAGGCTATCTGTTCAGCCGTTCCGAGTGGGAATGTTGAGTCCATGCTACGCATCCTGGTACGGCTGTACCTGATCACCATCGTCGCCTTCAGTGCGGCGATGTACCTGGTCCCCGACCTGGTGATCAAGGTGTTTCACCAGCGCTTCATCGACTACAACCTGACCAAGTCCCGAGGCCTGCAGGAGTTGATTGCCAGGCAGTTCCGCTCCCAGCCGCCCGCCCAGTGGCCGGCGCTGGCGAAGACGATGGACGAGGACTTCCACCCACTGCAGATCGCCCTGGTACGCATCGACGACCCTGATTTCAGCGCCGACGAACGCGCCCGGCTGCAGGCGGGCAAGAAGGTCGTGCGGGTGGGCGACTGGGGCTCGCGAACGCTTGCGGTTTCGCCGCTGCACGACCAGATGGCGGTCAAGCTGGTGATGCCGCCGGACCCCCTGGACGTCAATTTGTTGTACTGGAGCATCAATGTCCTGATCGGTGCGGTGCTCCTGGCTTGCCTGCTGCTGTGGGTCAGGCCTCACTGGCGTGACCTGGAGCGCCTCAAGCGCACCGCCGAGCGCTTCGGCAAGGGGCACCTGGACGAGCGTACGCAACTGCCGGCCAGCTCCAACATCGGCAGCCTGGCCCATGTGTTCGACACCATGGCCGGGGACATCGAAAAGCTCCTGAACCAACAGCGTGACTTGCTCAATGCGGTGTCCCACGAGTTGCGCACGCCCCTGACCCGGCTCGACTTCGGCCTGGCCCTGGCCCTGTCCGACGACTTGCCCTCGGCCAGCCGCGAGCGCCTGCAGGGGCTGGTGGCGCATATCCGCGAACTGGACGAACTGGTGCTGGAGCTGTTGTCCTACAGCCGATTACAGAATCCAGCGTGCCTGCCGGAGCAGGTCGAAGTGGCCCTGGATGAGTTCATCGACAGCATCCTGGGCAGCGTCGACGATGAACTGGAGTCGGATGTGGTCATCGACGTGCTGCTGTACGGCACCCTGGAGCGTTTCACCCTGGACCCGCGCCTGACCGCGCGGGCCTTGCAGAATCTCTTGCGCAATGCCACCCGCTACTGTGAAAAACGCATCCAGGTCGGGGTGCTGGTGGGGGAGCATGGTTGCGAAATCTGGGTCGACGATGATGGCATCGGCATTCCCGACGATGAGCGGGAGCGGGTCTTCGAGCCTTTCTATCGCCTGGATCGCAGCCGTGATCGTTCCACGGGCGGTTTCGGCCTGGGCCTGGCCATCAGTCGCCGCGCCCTGGAGGCCCAGGGTGGCACGCTGACCGTCGAGGCCTCGCCACTGGGGGGCGCGCGTTTTCTCCTGAGCCTGCCCACGTCGCGCTAACGCGTCAGCCCCGGCAGTGTGGTGCTGACATTAATTTCATGTGGCCGGCGGCGTGCAGGGGTTATTCTCAACGGCGCTTTCCCCTGACCAGGAGGTGCCTCATGAACGACCGGCCCATTCATCATGCTGCGGCCGATGGCTACAAGCAGGCGGCCGATACCTATGCTCGCGGCCGACCCGGCTATCCGCCTGAGCTGGAACCCTGGTTGCGCCAGGTGCTGGAGCTGCAGCCGGACAGGGTAGTGGTGGACCTGGGTGCCGGTACTGGCAAGTTCACTGCGCGACTCCTGGCGACCGGCGCCCAGGTGATTGCCGTGGAGCCTGTGGCGCAGATGCGTGCCAAGCTGGCGCAGCAGTATCCCGATGCCCAGGTCTTGAATGGCAGCGCCGAGGCGATCCCGCTACGTGACGCCTCGGTGGATGTGCTGGCCTGTGCCCAGGCCTTTCATTGGTTCGCCAGCCACCAGGCCCTGGATGAAATCCACCGGGTGCTCAAGCCCAATGGCAAGCTGGCGCTGGTGTGGAACCAGCGCGATGCGCGAGTGCCCTGGGTGGCGCACCTGGAGCGCATCGTCAATGCCCTGCAGGGCGACACGCCACGCTACTACACCGGGGCCTGGCGCCAGGCCTTTCCCCATCCCGGTTTCGGACCGTTGCAGGAGCAGCACTTCAGCCATGGGCACACGGGCCCCGCGCAAGATGTGATCTTCAATCGCGTGCGCTCCACCAGTTTCATCGCCGCGTTGCCTCAGGACCAACGCGATGCGCTGGAGCGACAGCTCGCCGAGCTGGTGGCCAGCGAACCCCAATTGCGGGACAGCCGCGAGGTGACCGTGCCTTATGAGACCGCTGCCTTCTACGCGATAAAGCAGGCCTGAACCGATCACCGAATAAGGCAGCAGGCCAGGCCCAGTCCTGTTTTTGGCCAATGCGCTGCCTTACGGGGCGCGGTTGCCACTTGCTATAGTTCGGCCCTTGTTTGCTGACCAGAGAAGGATCGTCGCCATGTCCGAATACCAAGCCTTTCGTGTCGAACTCGCCGATAACATCGCCCATGTGCAGATCAACCGGCCGGAAAAAATCAACGCCATGAACGCCGCGTTCTGGACCGAGATCGTCGATATCTTCCGCTGGATCGACGATACCGACGCGGTCCGGGTGGTGGTACTCAGTGGCGCCGGCAAGCATTTCTCCTCGGGCATCGACCTGATGCTGCTGGCCGGGGTGGCCAATGAGTTGGGCAAGGACGTGGGGCGCAACGCGCGCCTGCTGCGACGCAAGATCCTTGAACTGCAATCCTCGTTCAACGCCGTGGACAACTGCCGCAAGCCGGTGCTGGCGGCGATCCAGGGCTACTGCCTGGGTGGCGCCATCGACCTGATCAGCGCCTGCGACATGCGTTATGCCGCTGCCGACGCGCAATTCTCGATCAAGGAAATCGACATCGGCATGGCCGCCGATGTCGGCACACTGCAACGTTTGCCACGTATCATCGGTGACGGCATGCTGCGTGAGCTGGCCTACACCGGACGCACCTTCGGCGCCGAGGAAGCGCTCGACATCGGCCTGGTCAATCGCACCTTCGCCGATGCCTCGGGCCTGCTGGACGGGGTCATGGAGATTGCCCGGGAGATTGCCGCCAAGTCGCCGATCGCCGTGGCTGGCACCAAGGAAATGCTCAGCTACATGCGCGACCATCGTATCGACGATGGCCTGGAATACGTCGCCACCTGGAACGCTGCGATGCTCCAGTCCAACGACCTGCGCGTGGCCATCGCCGCCCACATGAGCAAACAGAAACCCGAATTTCTGGACTGATAGAAGATGATTGCACGCTGGAGCACCGCAGTACTCGATACCGACCTTCCCGGCGGCTGGGCCGTGGCCCGTGGCCCGGAGGGTTTTCTCTACGATGACAACGGCGCGCTGTTCCCCCGGCACTGGCTCAAGAGCCAGGACCTGCCGGTATTGGCCGAGCACGGCATCGGCCACCTCGATGGCGAGCCGGTGTACCTGCTGGAGCTCAGTGGC
It contains:
- a CDS encoding efflux RND transporter permease subunit, which encodes MPQFFIDRPVFAWVVAFFILLGGALAIPKLPVAQYPNVAPPQIEIAATYPGASAQTLDESVVSLIEQELNGADHLLYFSSQSSLGSATITATFQPGTNPELAQVDVQNRLKAVEPRLPQAVTQQGLQVEKVSAGFLLLITLSSNDGRLDEVALSDYMARSVLNEIRRLDGVGKAQLYGAERAMRIWLDPQKLIGFNLTPADVNAAVAAQNAQVPAGSIGDLPGPSSQEITATVLVKGQLASPEEFADIVLKANPDGSTVRIGDVARVEVGSQEYQFGTRLNGKQSTAVGVQLSPGANALNTATLIRAKMDELSRYFPAGVEYKIPYDTSPFVKVSITKVIYTLLEAMALVFLVMLLFLQNIRYTLIPTLVVPVALMGTFATMLVLGFSINVLTMFGMVLAIGILVDDAIVVVENVERIMAEEGLPPKEATRKAMKQITGAIIGITLVLVAVFIPMAFMPGSVGVIYQQFSLSMATSILFSAFLALTLTPALCATLLKPVAAGEHHERGGFFGWFNRRFERITNSYQSGVAYALKRSGRYLLVYVMLLAVMALLFVRLPSSFLPVEDQGYTITDIQLPPGASQNRTIRVVEQIEAHNATEPGVGDTTIILGFSFSGNGQNAALAFTTLKDWSQRGRDDSAMSIAERATVAFGEIKDAVAYAILPPPIDGLGTSSGFEFRLQDRGGVGHEALMQARTELLQAAEKSPILVNVRENALAEAPQVYLEVDRKQANALGVSFADIGSLLSTALGSAYINDFPNQGRMQRVVIQAAGDQRSQVEDLLRLNVRNSNGKMVPLSSFVRASWKQGPAQLTRYNGYPAISVSGEPAPGRSTGEAMQEVERLVAQLPAGLGLEWTGLSLQERLSGSQAPLLLGLSLLVVFLCLAALYESWSIPASVLLVVPLGVLGAVLAVNLRGMPNDVFFKVGLITIIGLSAKNAILIIEFAKSLYDEGHDLLDATLQAARLRLRPIVMTSLAFILGVVPLAIATGASSASQQAIGTGVIGGMITATLAVIFVPVFFVVVMTLVRRGGSR
- a CDS encoding efflux RND transporter periplasmic adaptor subunit, with amino-acid sequence MSNKLFTPLCLVILAATLSACGKAADEQKAPPPKVRTETIQSQALSITSELSGRIAAPRIAEVRARVAGVVLQRTFREGSDVKQGDVLFRIDPAPFKADLDSAIASLRKAEATAFQARLQEQRYSKLVADQAISSQEYDNARAATRQADAEVAANQAAVQRARLNLGYATVTAPISGRVGRALVTEGALVGQNETTPLALIQQLDPIHADLTQSTRELNELRRAMRAGQLQQVGKDQAKATLILDDGSFYPLPGKLLFADISVDPGTGQIILRSEFPNPDLDLLPGSFVRVRLEQAVDRQGISVPQRAIQRDGAGIAQVLLVNAENRVVQHPVHLGGVQQDRWIVTAGLKPGDRIIVEGLQHARPGELVEIEDTPVVHVQNPGQ
- a CDS encoding response regulator transcription factor; this encodes MANILLVEDDPALSELIASYLERNGYQVSVISRGDQVRERARTSPPDLVILDLMLPGLDGLQVCRLLRADSASLPILMLTARDDSHDQVLGLEMGADDYVTKPCEPRVLLARVRTLLRRSSLGEPQTASDRILMGNLCIDLSERTVTWREQLVELSSGEYNLLVVLARHAGEVLSRDQILQRLRGIEFNGTDRSVDVAISKLRRKFDDHAGEARKIKTVWGKGYLFSRSEWEC